A genome region from Buchnera aphidicola (Cinara splendens) includes the following:
- a CDS encoding YebC/PmpR family DNA-binding transcriptional regulator, with protein MAGHSKWANTKHRKNAQDIKRSKIFTKIIKEISTSSTKYGSDINKNFQLRNLLEKASTYNLKKKSINKAIHGSILGNKKDIFNSMKYAGYSPFGIAIIVYCNTDNSNRTVSNIRNIFSKFNTHLINFNNIKYLFDYFYTIKIDLMLYEKKNLLNIINMNNLIISKKINKSFLEITISTKYLNKIKKYFLSYSVIFKNVTTKIIPKNILKIKVDDHKKLMNMIHLLEKLKETTYIIHNGNK; from the coding sequence GACATAAAACGTAGTAAAATATTTACTAAAATAATCAAAGAAATTTCTACTTCTAGTACAAAATATGGTTCAGATATAAATAAAAATTTTCAATTAAGAAATCTTTTAGAAAAAGCTAGTACATATAACTTAAAAAAAAAATCAATCAATAAAGCTATACATGGTAGCATTTTAGGTAATAAAAAAGATATATTTAATTCCATGAAATATGCAGGATACAGTCCATTTGGAATTGCTATCATTGTTTACTGTAATACTGATAATAGTAATAGAACAGTATCTAATATTAGGAATATTTTTTCAAAATTCAATACTCATTTAATAAACTTTAACAATATTAAATATTTATTTGATTATTTTTATACAATAAAAATTGATCTTATGTTATATGAAAAAAAAAATTTATTAAATATAATAAATATGAATAATCTAATTATTTCAAAAAAAATAAATAAAAGTTTTTTAGAAATAACAATTTCTACAAAATATCTAAACAAAATAAAAAAATATTTTTTATCCTATTCTGTTATTTTTAAAAATGTTACTACAAAAATTATTCCCAAGAATATTTTAAAAATTAAAGTAGATGATCATAAAAAATTAATGAATATGATTCATTTATTAGAAAAATTAAAAGAAACAACATACATAATTCATAATGGAAATAAATAA
- the pyk gene encoding pyruvate kinase encodes MKHSIRRTKIVSTLGPATDDKKILRKIIQSGVNVLRLNFSHGTARDHIDRVKKIRSIEKELNCFVALIGDLQGPKIRISSFKKNKIFLKKGDDFVLDLEVLEHEGNTNSVGINYTNLPNEVSRNDVLLLDDGKIQLQVIRKNHTKIFTTVIIGGYLSDNKGLNKLGGGLSASALTQKDKDDIKLAALIDVDYLAVSFPRSPKDLHKARLLMQKSGSKAKIIAKIERAEAVFSDKIIEDIVLASDVIMIARGDLGVEIGDYKLIGIQKKLIKIARKLNRIVITATQMMESMIVNPFPTRAEVMDVANSVLDGTDAVMLSAETASGNFPNITVQTMSKICLGAEKLPAMNVSKHRLNKKFNSISETISMSVMYAANHLINVSAIVVMFTTSKIALLTSRITSGLPIFYVSNHIKKLRLSCLYRGVVPIYLENYSTKSDSINSIILLLKTKYLLPVNTNVVIIESGKENNTNIVNMLKIMPIK; translated from the coding sequence ATGAAACACTCCATAAGAAGAACAAAAATTGTTTCTACTTTGGGACCTGCAACAGATGATAAAAAAATTTTAAGAAAAATAATACAGTCCGGAGTTAATGTATTAAGATTAAATTTTTCTCATGGTACAGCAAGAGATCATATTGATCGAGTTAAAAAAATTAGATCAATAGAAAAAGAGTTAAATTGTTTTGTGGCTTTAATTGGTGATTTGCAAGGACCAAAAATACGTATTTCTAGTTTTAAAAAAAATAAAATTTTTTTAAAAAAAGGAGATGATTTTGTATTAGATTTAGAAGTTTTAGAGCATGAAGGAAACACAAATTCCGTAGGAATAAATTATACTAATTTACCAAATGAAGTTTCCCGAAATGACGTACTTCTTTTAGATGACGGAAAAATACAATTACAGGTTATAAGAAAGAATCATACAAAAATTTTTACTACAGTGATTATTGGTGGATATTTATCGGATAATAAAGGTTTAAATAAATTAGGGGGCGGTTTATCTGCTTCTGCTTTAACTCAAAAGGATAAAGATGATATAAAATTGGCAGCTTTAATTGATGTAGACTACTTAGCTGTATCTTTTCCTAGATCTCCAAAAGATTTGCATAAAGCTCGATTATTAATGCAAAAATCTGGCAGTAAAGCCAAAATTATTGCAAAAATTGAAAGAGCAGAAGCTGTATTTTCTGATAAAATAATAGAAGATATTGTGTTAGCCTCAGATGTAATCATGATTGCTAGGGGAGATTTAGGCGTTGAAATTGGTGATTATAAATTAATAGGGATACAAAAAAAATTAATTAAAATTGCAAGAAAATTGAATCGAATAGTTATTACTGCTACGCAAATGATGGAATCTATGATTGTAAATCCTTTTCCTACACGAGCAGAAGTCATGGACGTTGCTAATTCTGTTTTAGATGGAACAGATGCGGTTATGTTATCAGCAGAAACAGCTTCTGGTAATTTTCCTAATATTACTGTACAGACTATGTCAAAAATATGTTTAGGTGCTGAAAAATTACCCGCTATGAATGTTTCAAAACATAGACTGAATAAAAAATTTAATAGTATTTCTGAAACAATTTCAATGTCTGTTATGTATGCAGCTAATCATTTAATAAACGTTTCTGCAATTGTTGTTATGTTTACGACGAGTAAAATTGCTTTATTAACATCAAGAATTACATCTGGATTACCAATTTTTTACGTATCTAATCATATAAAAAAGCTTAGATTATCCTGTTTATATAGGGGTGTTGTTCCGATATATTTAGAAAATTATTCTACTAAGAGTGATTCTATTAATTCAATTATATTATTGTTAAAAACAAAATATTTACTACCTGTCAACACAAATGTAGTAATTATAGAATCTGGTAAAGAAAACAATACCAATATCGTTAATATGTTAAAAATTATGCCTATAAAATAA
- the zwf gene encoding glucose-6-phosphate dehydrogenase, with amino-acid sequence MLLKKNYDLIIFGATGDLAQKKLFPALYQLEKKKYLISSMQIIGVSRTNYTIEEYLNIIYNSLKKFLNENIQPFIWKLLKKRFIFITIDINQIQSFTKLIPYLKKKNSTIINYLAVSSDMFEKIFKGLSLIKLNTLNSKIIVEKPIGKSLSTFLIIEKSMKKYFFEKNIFRIDHYLGKKTILNLIKLKFFNPIFNKYLNKSYIDHVQITLSESIGIENRWNYFDNTGQTIDMVQNHMLQIISIFAMKIPKLFNRKNICNEKIKILKSLRIINKKNIHNYVSLGQYSSGKINNHTVKAYVNEKQAQKNSSTETFVAIKLYIDTKQWKNIPFYIRTGKRLFKKSSKIVIFFKNQHNTLFKNKYIHSTSNRMTINLQPILEMISKNKTKESQLNSNITYKKNKLFNDDKNLFFKNNSLKEYERLLLEIVQNRQFLFVQQKEVIHAWKWIDPIIQAYKSCPKLLQYYTSGTWGPQSAFNLIKKDKKKWDNN; translated from the coding sequence ATGTTGCTTAAAAAAAATTATGATTTAATTATCTTTGGAGCTACAGGCGATTTAGCTCAAAAAAAATTATTTCCAGCTTTATATCAATTAGAAAAGAAAAAATATCTTATCAGTAGTATGCAAATTATTGGAGTAAGTAGAACTAATTATACAATAGAAGAATATCTTAATATTATTTATAATTCTTTAAAAAAATTTTTAAATGAAAATATACAACCATTTATATGGAAATTATTAAAAAAACGTTTTATATTTATTACTATAGATATTAATCAAATTCAAAGTTTTACAAAATTAATACCTTATTTAAAAAAAAAAAACTCAACGATAATTAACTATTTAGCCGTGTCATCAGATATGTTTGAAAAAATTTTCAAAGGGTTGTCTTTAATTAAACTTAATACATTAAATTCTAAAATTATAGTAGAAAAACCAATTGGTAAATCTTTAAGTACATTTTTAATTATTGAAAAATCCATGAAAAAATATTTTTTTGAAAAAAACATATTTCGTATCGATCATTATTTAGGAAAAAAAACAATACTTAACTTAATTAAATTAAAATTTTTTAATCCTATATTTAATAAATATTTAAATAAAAGCTATATTGATCATGTACAAATTACATTATCTGAAAGCATTGGAATAGAAAATAGATGGAATTATTTTGATAATACTGGACAAACAATAGATATGGTGCAAAACCATATGCTACAAATCATTTCTATTTTTGCTATGAAAATACCAAAATTATTTAATCGAAAAAATATTTGTAATGAAAAAATTAAAATTTTAAAATCATTACGAATAATTAACAAAAAAAACATCCATAATTATGTATCACTTGGACAATATTCTTCAGGTAAAATTAATAACCATACTGTAAAAGCATATGTCAATGAAAAACAAGCACAAAAAAATAGTTCTACTGAAACATTTGTAGCTATAAAATTATATATAGACACTAAACAATGGAAAAATATTCCTTTTTATATACGTACAGGAAAAAGATTATTTAAAAAATCTTCCAAAATTGTTATTTTTTTTAAAAATCAACACAATACTTTATTTAAAAATAAATATATACATTCTACATCAAATCGTATGACAATTAATTTACAACCTATACTTGAGATGATTTCAAAAAACAAAACTAAAGAATCACAGTTAAATTCGAATATTACTTATAAAAAAAATAAATTATTTAATGATGATAAAAATTTATTTTTCAAAAACAACAGTTTAAAAGAGTACGAAAGATTACTATTAGAAATAGTACAAAATCGTCAATTTTTATTTGTTCAACAAAAAGAAGTTATTCATGCTTGGAAATGGATTGATCCAATAATACAAGCATATAAAAGTTGCCCTAAATTATTACAATACTATACTTCTGGTACATGGGGCCCTCAATCAGCTTTTAATTTAATAAAAAAAGATAAAAAAAAATGGGATAATAATTAA